One part of the Deinococcus humi genome encodes these proteins:
- a CDS encoding serine hydrolase domain-containing protein, which produces MTATTKSSTELAAAFEQEAKRLLEEFKIPGVTLGLLTPDGDHLVNLGVTSLENPLPITSDTIFQIGSNTKTLTSLTVSVLEAQGKLKRDDTVRTYLPDFKLKDESVAAELTILDTLTHQGGFQGDLFEDTGDGDDALAKVLDKLAEAPQVVPLRGHWSYNNAGFYIAGRIIEVVTGMTWEAAVTELVLKPLGMDHTFFFPNMIMTHRFVAGHNKIGDEFVVQRPWQMVRSAGPAGSTCSSTVSDMARYAHYIMSGTVAPTSEPQEGEATSASAGEGGSTETSPLATLDRTRLWTPVRPIGIALNGFPGERGQIGQSWFLDQYDDALVISHGGTTVGQQSDFWVSPDRKVGFIAMTNASNGHAMNRKLSEWVKREVLGLTPPEAGSHQPSEDELKDLAGTYLVVGQPLKMDVEVRDGVLTLLIPDTAAGGTKDAALRFIGPDRAIINGGDMDGYAIDFLRDEQGEVEFLKVVVRLYPRERAGADTDTQPIPALEEV; this is translated from the coding sequence ATGACCGCAACCACGAAAAGCAGCACCGAACTCGCCGCCGCCTTCGAGCAGGAAGCCAAGCGCCTGCTGGAGGAATTCAAGATTCCCGGCGTCACGCTGGGCCTGCTGACCCCGGACGGCGACCATCTCGTGAACCTGGGCGTGACCAGCCTGGAAAACCCGCTGCCGATCACTTCGGACACGATCTTCCAGATCGGCAGCAACACCAAGACGCTGACCTCGCTGACTGTTTCGGTGCTGGAGGCGCAGGGCAAGCTGAAGCGGGACGACACGGTGCGGACCTATCTGCCTGACTTCAAGCTCAAGGACGAGTCGGTGGCCGCCGAGCTGACCATCCTCGACACGCTGACCCATCAGGGCGGCTTTCAGGGGGACCTGTTCGAGGACACTGGTGACGGCGACGACGCCCTGGCGAAGGTGCTGGACAAGCTGGCCGAAGCGCCGCAGGTGGTGCCCCTGCGTGGCCACTGGAGCTACAACAACGCCGGCTTTTACATCGCCGGGCGGATCATCGAGGTCGTTACCGGGATGACCTGGGAGGCCGCCGTGACCGAGCTGGTCCTGAAGCCGCTGGGCATGGACCACACCTTTTTCTTCCCCAACATGATCATGACCCACCGCTTTGTCGCGGGGCACAACAAGATCGGGGACGAATTCGTGGTGCAGCGCCCCTGGCAGATGGTGCGTTCGGCTGGCCCGGCGGGCAGCACCTGCTCGTCCACTGTCAGCGACATGGCCAGATACGCCCACTACATCATGTCCGGTACGGTCGCCCCAACTTCGGAGCCCCAAGAAGGTGAGGCGACCAGTGCCTCTGCGGGAGAGGGCGGCTCGACCGAGACTTCGCCGCTGGCTACGCTGGACCGCACCCGGCTGTGGACGCCGGTGCGGCCCATCGGTATCGCGCTGAACGGTTTTCCCGGCGAGCGCGGGCAAATCGGTCAGAGCTGGTTCCTCGACCAATACGACGACGCCCTGGTCATCAGTCACGGTGGGACCACGGTGGGCCAGCAGTCGGACTTCTGGGTCTCACCGGACCGCAAGGTGGGCTTCATCGCCATGACCAATGCCAGCAACGGGCACGCCATGAACCGCAAGCTGAGCGAGTGGGTCAAGCGCGAGGTGCTGGGCCTCACGCCGCCCGAGGCCGGCAGCCACCAGCCCAGTGAGGACGAACTCAAGGACCTGGCCGGCACCTACCTGGTGGTGGGGCAGCCGCTCAAGATGGATGTGGAGGTGCGGGATGGAGTGCTCACCCTGCTGATCCCCGACACTGCAGCGGGCGGCACCAAGGACGCCGCGCTGCGCTTCATTGGCCCTGACCGCGCCATCATCAACGGCGGCGACATGGACGGCTACGCCATCGACTTCCTGCGCGACGAGCAGGGGGAGGTCGAATTCCTGAAGGTCGTCGTGCGGCTCTATCCACGTGAGCGTGCCGGAGCCGACACCGACACCCA
- a CDS encoding serine hydrolase domain-containing protein, translating to MTAPATKSSAELASAFEQEARRLLEEYKIPGVTLGLLTPDGDHFVNLGVTSLENPLPITEDTIFQIGSTTKTITSLTCSVLAQQGKLDLDVPVRTYLPDFRLKDESVAAELTVRDVLTHQGGFQGDLFEDTGEGDDAVAKVLEKLAESPQVVPLRGHWSYNNAGFYVAGRVIEVITGKTYEAAVTELVLKPLGMDHTLFFPNEIMTHRYATGYNKIGDEMVVQRPWMMMRSAAPAGSSCSSTVSDMARYAHFIMSGTLPPSAAPGSGHAEGAEQPEAAEEPPLKSLDRAHLWEPVRSIGVGLNSFPGEEGQIGQSWFVDQHENALIISHGGTTLGHQSDFWVSPDRKVGFIAMTNASNGHTMNRKLSDWVKRELLGLSQPERDTHTVGEAELQQFVGVHEVVGQTYKIEVKLDDGQPVLILPNPTSGGTETLPLRFIAPQSAVVMGGDADGIGVEFLMNGDEVDFLRFGSRLYPRERAGGQDAALPLEAL from the coding sequence ATGACCGCTCCCGCCACGAAAAGCAGTGCCGAACTCGCTTCCGCTTTTGAGCAGGAAGCCAGGCGCCTGCTGGAGGAATACAAGATTCCCGGCGTCACGCTGGGCCTGCTGACCCCAGACGGCGATCACTTCGTCAATCTGGGCGTGACCAGTCTGGAAAATCCCCTGCCCATCACCGAAGACACCATCTTTCAGATCGGCAGCACCACCAAGACCATCACGTCGCTGACCTGCTCGGTGCTGGCTCAGCAAGGCAAACTGGATCTGGATGTTCCCGTCAGAACGTATCTGCCTGACTTCAGGCTCAAGGACGAGTCAGTGGCCGCCGAGCTGACCGTACGCGACGTGCTGACCCACCAGGGCGGCTTTCAGGGCGATCTGTTCGAGGATACCGGCGAGGGTGATGACGCCGTAGCGAAGGTGCTGGAAAAGTTGGCCGAATCGCCGCAGGTCGTTCCCCTGCGCGGCCACTGGAGTTACAACAACGCTGGGTTTTACGTGGCCGGACGGGTGATCGAGGTCATCACCGGCAAGACCTACGAGGCCGCCGTCACAGAACTGGTCCTGAAGCCGCTCGGCATGGACCACACATTGTTCTTCCCCAACGAGATCATGACCCACCGCTACGCCACCGGGTACAACAAGATCGGTGACGAGATGGTGGTCCAGCGGCCCTGGATGATGATGCGCTCGGCCGCCCCTGCAGGCAGCAGCTGCTCGTCTACCGTCAGCGACATGGCCAGGTACGCCCACTTCATCATGTCGGGGACGCTGCCCCCATCCGCAGCCCCTGGTTCCGGCCATGCTGAGGGTGCTGAACAGCCGGAGGCTGCGGAGGAGCCCCCCCTGAAGTCCCTGGACCGCGCGCACCTGTGGGAGCCGGTTCGCAGCATCGGCGTCGGCCTCAACTCCTTTCCCGGGGAGGAAGGCCAGATCGGGCAGAGCTGGTTTGTCGATCAGCATGAGAACGCGCTGATCATCAGCCACGGCGGCACCACGCTGGGCCACCAGTCCGACTTCTGGGTGTCGCCGGACCGCAAAGTGGGCTTTATCGCCATGACCAACGCCAGCAACGGCCACACCATGAACCGCAAGCTGAGCGACTGGGTCAAGCGCGAACTGCTGGGCCTGAGCCAGCCGGAACGCGACACCCATACGGTGGGTGAGGCAGAGCTGCAACAGTTCGTGGGCGTCCACGAAGTGGTGGGCCAGACCTACAAGATTGAGGTCAAGCTGGACGACGGTCAACCGGTGCTGATTCTCCCCAACCCCACATCGGGCGGCACAGAAACCCTGCCTCTGCGCTTCATCGCTCCACAGAGCGCCGTCGTGATGGGGGGCGACGCCGACGGCATCGGCGTGGAATTTCTGATGAACGGAGATGAAGTGGACTTCCTCCGCTTTGGCTCGCGACTATACCCGCGTGAGCGCGCGGGCGGCCAGGATGCGGCGCTGCCTCTCGAGGCCCTGTAG
- a CDS encoding ABC transporter substrate-binding protein, with protein MKRFLPKFSSALTLALLASAALATPKDTLVYQIASATASVEPAQAVVTWDVLPVMQMFEGLYLDNFGKYEPLLATAFTQSKDGKTTTFTLRKGVKFHDGSTMTCADAEYSMRRTLLVGSETSQAAQIRANMLSIASFTPEVKKTYTFAKLASMVKCNAAGQLVLTLDRNVPSLLDSIAQVYIVPMKTLVAGGDWSGTARDFGAFLGKDVANSVLAQKPVGTGAYQFVARDPSRFVLRGFEQYWGGAPALKNVIIQKVDSDTARVLALQKGDADIALIPDRDTLAKLKGVPGVKVYEDLPTRNLTGVVLFNQNIKDDKLLPAGQLAEDNIPVNFFSDIHVRKAFAALFDTKTYVRDGQQGFAQARNTTLPPNNWADDKTLKPPAYNLKTAEAELKQAFGGKLWTTGFTVPLETYAGVGIADVVAGIFKQNIEKLNPKFHATINTLELSAANARLLGGKSPFGALTWGGADPDTVLRGLYSSGGILAAATNIKDPKMEQMLDAARDTVGQNARKPLYKSLLTYLNGQIYAFPLPQPLVFGATVSSLKGFPEYTKTNLFKDLSK; from the coding sequence ATGAAGCGTTTCCTGCCCAAGTTCAGTTCGGCCCTCACTCTGGCCCTGCTCGCCTCCGCCGCCCTGGCAACGCCCAAGGACACGTTGGTGTATCAGATCGCCTCGGCCACCGCCAGCGTGGAGCCCGCGCAGGCCGTCGTGACCTGGGACGTGCTCCCTGTCATGCAGATGTTCGAGGGGCTTTACCTCGACAACTTCGGCAAGTATGAGCCGCTGCTCGCCACCGCCTTCACCCAGAGCAAGGACGGCAAGACCACCACTTTTACCCTGCGCAAAGGGGTCAAATTCCACGACGGCTCGACCATGACCTGTGCGGACGCCGAGTACTCGATGCGCCGCACGCTGCTGGTGGGCAGTGAGACCTCGCAGGCCGCGCAGATTCGCGCCAACATGCTCAGCATCGCCAGCTTCACCCCGGAGGTCAAGAAGACCTACACCTTTGCCAAGCTGGCCAGCATGGTCAAGTGCAACGCGGCGGGGCAACTGGTGCTGACGCTGGACCGCAATGTTCCCAGCCTGCTGGATTCCATTGCTCAGGTGTACATCGTGCCGATGAAAACGCTGGTGGCCGGCGGCGACTGGAGCGGCACCGCCAGGGACTTTGGCGCCTTCCTGGGCAAGGACGTGGCCAATTCCGTGCTGGCGCAAAAACCTGTCGGCACTGGGGCCTACCAGTTCGTGGCACGCGATCCCAGCCGCTTTGTCCTGCGGGGCTTCGAGCAGTACTGGGGCGGCGCCCCCGCGTTAAAGAATGTGATTATCCAGAAGGTGGACAGCGATACCGCCCGCGTACTGGCGCTGCAAAAGGGGGACGCCGACATCGCCCTGATTCCGGACCGGGACACGCTGGCCAAACTCAAGGGAGTTCCCGGCGTCAAGGTCTACGAGGACCTGCCCACCCGGAACCTGACCGGCGTGGTGCTATTCAACCAGAACATCAAAGACGACAAGTTGCTGCCCGCCGGCCAACTGGCCGAAGACAACATTCCCGTCAACTTCTTCAGCGACATCCACGTCCGCAAGGCGTTCGCGGCGCTGTTCGACACCAAGACCTATGTCCGCGACGGCCAGCAGGGCTTCGCCCAGGCCCGCAATACCACCCTGCCCCCAAACAACTGGGCCGACGACAAGACCCTCAAACCCCCGGCCTACAACCTCAAGACCGCCGAGGCGGAGCTCAAGCAGGCGTTCGGGGGCAAGCTGTGGACCACTGGCTTTACTGTCCCCCTGGAAACCTACGCTGGCGTCGGGATAGCGGATGTGGTGGCGGGCATCTTCAAGCAGAACATTGAGAAACTGAACCCCAAGTTCCACGCCACCATCAATACCCTGGAACTCAGCGCGGCCAACGCCAGGCTGCTGGGCGGCAAATCACCCTTCGGCGCGCTGACCTGGGGCGGCGCAGACCCCGACACGGTGCTGCGTGGGCTGTACAGCTCCGGCGGCATCCTGGCGGCCGCCACCAACATCAAGGATCCCAAAATGGAGCAGATGCTGGACGCGGCGCGCGACACCGTGGGTCAGAACGCCCGCAAGCCGCTGTACAAATCGTTGCTGACGTATCTGAACGGGCAGATCTACGCTTTCCCGCTGCCACAGCCACTGGTGTTTGGTGCCACGGTCTCGTCCCTCAAGGGCTTCCCGGAGTACACCAAGACCAACCTGTTCAAAGATCTGAGCAAGTAG
- a CDS encoding ABC transporter permease, with protein MTTAGESQLRTVKAKANAGFWARLFRRNRLARVGAVLVSLFVLVTLLAPVLAPPQGNCRRALGMTEGQTIPGPLAYLREVTATPDACLQMPRVGFAAQPNPPAADAPLGRVAGYDIRYGLVWGTRTAFFLGLTVLAITVTVGSLVGLAAGFLGGVTDNILMRLTDVIFAFPALVLILVLVAALGPGLLNIIIALSLVSWAGLARVVRSEVLRLRELEFAAAAQSLGASRSRIALRHVLPNAIGPLLTIVVLEMGSLPIVAGTLSFLGLGTPLGYADWGQLIALAQKWIQGPPGEPFAYWYVTLFPGLCIFAYSLGWSLLGDSLAEALDPRNR; from the coding sequence ATGACCACCGCGGGTGAAAGCCAGCTTCGTACGGTCAAGGCCAAGGCAAATGCTGGCTTCTGGGCCAGGCTGTTTCGCCGCAATCGCCTGGCCCGAGTGGGGGCCGTGCTGGTGAGTCTGTTTGTACTGGTGACGCTGCTGGCCCCCGTGCTGGCCCCCCCACAGGGCAATTGCCGCCGCGCGCTGGGCATGACCGAAGGACAGACCATTCCCGGTCCGCTCGCCTACCTGCGCGAGGTGACGGCGACCCCCGACGCCTGCCTGCAGATGCCGCGCGTGGGTTTTGCCGCGCAGCCCAACCCCCCGGCTGCCGACGCACCGCTGGGCCGCGTCGCGGGCTACGACATCCGCTACGGACTGGTCTGGGGAACGCGCACCGCGTTCTTCCTAGGACTGACGGTGCTGGCGATCACGGTGACCGTGGGCAGTCTGGTAGGCCTGGCCGCCGGATTTCTGGGCGGCGTGACCGACAACATCCTGATGCGCCTGACCGACGTGATCTTCGCCTTTCCCGCGCTGGTGCTGATCCTGGTGCTGGTGGCCGCGCTGGGGCCAGGCCTGCTGAACATCATCATCGCCCTGAGTCTGGTGTCGTGGGCGGGGCTGGCGCGTGTGGTCAGGTCAGAGGTGCTGCGGCTGCGCGAACTGGAATTCGCGGCGGCGGCGCAGAGCCTGGGGGCCAGCCGCTCGCGCATTGCCCTACGCCACGTCCTGCCCAACGCCATCGGCCCGCTGCTGACGATCGTGGTGCTGGAGATGGGAAGCCTGCCCATCGTGGCCGGCACGCTGTCGTTCCTAGGACTGGGAACACCTCTTGGCTACGCCGACTGGGGGCAATTGATCGCTCTGGCCCAGAAGTGGATCCAGGGACCGCCCGGCGAACCTTTCGCGTACTGGTACGTCACCCTCTTTCCGGGACTGTGCATCTTCGCCTATAGCCTGGGCTGGAGCCTGCTGGGCGACTCCCTGGCCGAGGCCCTGGACCCGCGGAACCGCTGA